A single region of the Ciconia boyciana chromosome 13, ASM3463844v1, whole genome shotgun sequence genome encodes:
- the SREBF1 gene encoding sterol regulatory element-binding protein 1 isoform X2, whose amino-acid sequence MSALAFDDAALEGLAPTLGLSGASDIDTALLSDIDDMLQLINTPDNDFSGLFDSPFGAPDSTVPAGLPPAPGSLGTYLGPGKSPPAAPTGSVYPGSPGMAAFTPQPPAPLLPAPAPGVKEEPAAVPSSQPQPGVMLAPSFVPASPGQFSPQPLVGYQNQHSFSAVQPGGAGQALPSPLPAPQPGQPMALPGPVQSVAPQQLLAPAAQPVSPQIQPVPVLLQPHFIKADSLLLTAVKTDAGSAKTSSIASLATSASSSATPLQVPALVSGGTILATVPLVVDAEKLPINRLTPSGKPALVQSRGEKRTAHNAIEKRYRSSINDKIVELKDLVVGTEAKLNKSAVLRKAIEYIRFLQQSNQKLKQENLTLKMAVQKNQSLKDLVASCSRGAKVEAPMEVVKAEVMEMLTPPPSDVGSPSHSNLLSLSGGSSNSSSDSEPDSPLCDHGKVKQEHPPPSPSSQGMLDRSRMALCAFVFLCLSFNPLASLLRGSGAPAPMGSPGTASPGRSIMAESGTVEEPWGWSQWLWPTLAFWALNAALVLGAVVRLFVCGEPVTRPHSEPSVLFWRHRRQADLDLDRGDFAQGAQHLRTALAALGRPLPASHGDLACSLLWSLLRHLLQRLWVGRWLAARAGGLRPDPPSPAHVRQSARDAAMAYHRLHQLHLAGKQAGGHLLAINLALSAVNLAECAGDAVSVAALAEIYVAAALRVKASLHRCFHFLARPFLCSARRVALSHGGAVPPAMQWLCHPLGHRFFVDGDWAVKGVPRETIYSSAGNPVDPLAQVTQLFREHLLEKALCCVAMPEPGRPAAQGEGRFSDALEYLQLLNGCSDASSTPGPVPSISSGLAAVTGTDPVSKWWASIIGTVIHWLQGDEEGAERLYPLVETMPRALQSSEKPLPRAALHSFRAVRAMLSKQDGSQASLSHCEKASSCLRESLELSSPPKGTIDKAVQLLLCDLLLVTRTNLWQQQMNVSQQRSCLYQASALELRGFQQDLSSLRRLAQTLRPAMRRVFLHEATARLMARASPTRTHQLLDRSLRRRGVQGSKTAGEPESHPTPREHAEALLLACCYLPPSFLSGPGQRVGMLAEAARTLEKLGDKRTLHDCQQMIIKLGSGTTVTSG is encoded by the exons atGAGCGCCCTCGCCTTCGACGACGCGGCCCTGGAGGGGCTGGCGCCGACCCTCGGCCTCTCCGGGGCCAGCGACATCGACACGGCCCTGCTCAGCGACATCGACG ACATGCTCCAGCTGATCAACACGCCGGACAATGACTTCTCGGGGCTGTTTGACTCGCCGTTCGGTGCCCCCGACAGCACCGTGCCCGCAGggcttccccctgccccgggctctCTCGGCACCTACCTGGGGCCTGGCAagtccccccccgccgcccccaccGGCAGCGTCTACCCGGGGTCCCCCGGGATGGCGGCCTtcaccccgcagcccccagccccgctcctgccgGCACCGGCCCCGGGTGTCAAGGAGGAGCCAGCGGCCGtgcccagcagccagccccagcccggcgTGATGCTGGCTCCCAGCTtcgtccccgcgtcccccggcCAGTTCAGCCCCCAGCCCTTGGTGGGCTACCAGAACCAGCACAGCTTCTCCG CCGTGCAGCCCGGGGGTGCGGGGCaggccctgcccagccccctgcctgccccgcagCCGGGCCAGCCCATGGCACTGCCTGGCCCCGTGCAGAGCGTGgcaccccagcagctcctggccccTGCCGCGCAGCCCGTCTCACCCCAGATCCAGCCGGTGCCG gtcctgctgcagccccattTCATCAAGGCTGACTCCCTGCTGCTGACGGCCGTCAAGACGGATGCCGGCAGCGCCAAGACCTCCAGCATCGCCTCCCTGGCCACCAGcgccagcagctctgccacccCGCTGCAGGTGCCG gcGCTGGTGAGCGGAGGGACCATCCTGGCCACGGTGCCGCTGGTGGTGGATGCCGAGAAGCTGCCCATCAACCGGCTGACGCCCAGCGGGAAGCCAGCACTGGTGCAGAGCAGGGGGGAGAAGCGCACGGCGCACAACGCCATCGAGAAACGCTACCGCTCCTCCATCAACGACAAGATCGTGGAGCTCAAGGACCTGGTGGTGGGCACCGAGGCCAAG CTCAACAAGTCGGCAGTCCTGAGGAAGGCGATCGAGTACATCCgcttcctgcagcagagcaacCAGAAGCTGAAGCAAGAGAACCTCACCCTGAAGATGGCCGTGCAGAAGAACC agtCCTTGAAGGACCTGGTGGCCTCCTGCAGCAGGGGGGCCAAGGTGGAGGCCCCCATGGAGGTGGTGAAGGCGGAGGTGATGGAGATGCTGACGCCGCCGCCCTCGGACGTGGGCTCGCCGTCCCACAGCAACCTGCTCTCGCTCAGCGggggcagcagcaacagcagcagcgaCTCGGAGCCCGACAGCCCCCTCTGCGACCATGGCAAG GTGAAGCAGGAGCACCCGCCGCCCTcgcccagcagccagggcatgCTGGACCGCTCCCGCATGGCTCTCTGCGCCTTCgtcttcctctgcctctccttcaaCCCTCTGGCCTCCCTTCTCCGGGGCTCCGGTGCCCCAGCCCCTATGGGGAGCCCGGGCACCGCTAGCCCCGGCAGGAGCATCATGGCTGAGTCTGGCACCGTGG AGGAGCCGTGGGGGTGGTCGCAGTGGCTGTGGCCCACGCTGGCCTTCTGGGCGCTGAACGCGGCGCTGGTGCTGGGGGCGGTGGTGCGGCTCTTCGTCTGCGGGGAGCCCGTCACCCGCCCCCACTCCGAGCCCTCCGTGCTCTTCTGGCGGCACCGCCGGCAGGCCGACCTCGACCTCGACCGG GGCGACTTCGCGCAGGGCGCCCAGCACCTGCGGACGGCGCTGGCGGCGCTGGGGCGGCCGCTGCCCGCCTCCCACGGGGACCTGgcctgcagcctgctctggaGCCTGCTGCGGCACCTGCTCCAGCGCCTCTGGGTGGGCCGCTGGCTGGCCGCCCGCGCCGGGGGGCTGCGCCCCGaccccccgtcccccgcccACGTCCGTCAGAGCGCCCGCGACGCCGCCATGGCCTACCACCGCCTGCACCAGCTCCACCTCGCCG gGAAGCAGGCCGGGGGGCACCTGCTGGCCATCAACCTGGCGCTGAGCGCCGTCAACCTGGCCGAGTGCGCCGGCGATGCCGTCTCCGTGGCCGCCCTGGCCGAGATCTACGTGGCGGCCGCTTTGCGGGTCAAAGCCAGCCTGCACCGCTGCTTCCACTTCTTGGCT CGCCCCTTCCTCTGCAGCGCTCGGCGCGTGGCCCTGTCCCACGGCGGGGCCGTGCCCCCCGCCATGCAGTGGCTCTGCCACCCCTTGGGCCACCGCTTCTTCGTCGATGGTGACTGGGCCGTCAAGGGCGTCCCAAGGGAGACGATCTACAGCTCCGCCGGCAACCCAG TGGACCCGCTGGCGCAGGTGACCCAGCTCTTCCGCGAGCACCTCCTGGAGAAGGCGCTGTGCTGCGTGGCCATGCCTgagcccggccgccccgctgcccagGGCGAGGG GCGGTTCTCCGACGCTCTCGAGTACCTCCAGCTGCTCAACGGCTGCTCTGACGCCAGCAGCACGCCCGGTCCCGTGCCCTCCATCAGCTCCGGCTTGGCGGCTGTCACAG GCACCGACCCCGTGTCCAAGTGGTGGGCGTCCATCATTGGCACAGTTATTCACTGGCTGCAGGGAGACGAGGAGGGGGCCGAGCGCCTCTACCCGCTGGTGGAGACCATGCCCCGGGCGCTGCAGAGCTCTGA GAAGCCCCTGCCCCGCGCCGCCCTGCACTCCTTCAGGGCCGTCCGGGCCATGCTGAGCAAGCAGGACGGGAGCCAGGCCAGCCTGAGCCACTGCGAGAaggccagcagctgcctgcggGAGAGCCTGGAGCTCAGCAGCCCCCCCAAAGGCACCATCGACAAG gcgGTCCAGCTCCTGCTTTGCGACCTGCTTCTCGTCACCCGTACCAACCTGTGGCAGCAGCAGATGAACGTCAGCCAGCAGCGCAGCTGCCTCTACCAGGCGTCCGCCCTCGAGCTCCGCGGCTTCCAGCAGGACCTCAGCAGCCTGCGGCGCCTGGCCCAGACCCTCCGCCCTGCCATGCGCCGG gtGTTCCTGCACGAAGCCACCGCCAGGCTCATGGCCCGGGCCAGCCCCACGCGCACCCACCAGCTTCTGGACCGCAGCCTGCGGAGGAGAGGGGTGCAGGGCAGCAAAACAG CCGGCGAGCCGGAGAGCCACCCCACGCCGCGGGAACATGCCGAGGCTTTGCTGCTGGCCTGCTGCTACCTCCCACCCAGCTTCCTCTCGGGGCCGGGCCAGCGCGTGGGCATGCTGGCCGAGGCCGCCCGCACCCTGGAGAAGCTGGGTGACAAACGGACGCTGCACGACTGCCAGCAGATGATCATCAAGCTGGGCAGTGGCACCACCGTCACGTCGGGCTag
- the SREBF1 gene encoding sterol regulatory element-binding protein 1 isoform X1 has translation MSALAFDDAALEGLAPTLGLSGASDIDTALLSDIDDMLQLINTPDNDFSGLFDSPFGAPDSTVPAGLPPAPGSLGTYLGPGKSPPAAPTGSVYPGSPGMAAFTPQPPAPLLPAPAPGVKEEPAAVPSSQPQPGVMLAPSFVPASPGQFSPQPLVGYQNQHSFSAVQPGGAGQALPSPLPAPQPGQPMALPGPVQSVAPQQLLAPAAQPVSPQIQPVPVLLQPHFIKADSLLLTAVKTDAGSAKTSSIASLATSASSSATPLQVPALVSGGTILATVPLVVDAEKLPINRLTPSGKPALVQSRGEKRTAHNAIEKRYRSSINDKIVELKDLVVGTEAKLNKSAVLRKAIEYIRFLQQSNQKLKQENLTLKMAVQKNQSLKDLVASCSRGAKVEAPMEVVKAEVMEMLTPPPSDVGSPSHSNLLSLSGGSSNSSSDSEPDSPLCDHGKVKQEHPPPSPSSQGMLDRSRMALCAFVFLCLSFNPLASLLRGSGAPAPMGSPGTASPGRSIMAESGTVEEPWGWSQWLWPTLAFWALNAALVLGAVVRLFVCGEPVTRPHSEPSVLFWRHRRQADLDLDRGDFAQGAQHLRTALAALGRPLPASHGDLACSLLWSLLRHLLQRLWVGRWLAARAGGLRPDPPSPAHVRQSARDAAMAYHRLHQLHLAGKQAGGHLLAINLALSAVNLAECAGDAVSVAALAEIYVAAALRVKASLHRCFHFLARPFLCSARRVALSHGGAVPPAMQWLCHPLGHRFFVDGDWAVKGVPRETIYSSAGNPVDPLAQVTQLFREHLLEKALCCVAMPEPGRPAAQGEGRFSDALEYLQLLNGCSDASSTPGPVPSISSGLAAVTGEAGMSPPVPGDPSCWGGGVTGVVDTPLPCPSRPAGTDPVSKWWASIIGTVIHWLQGDEEGAERLYPLVETMPRALQSSEKPLPRAALHSFRAVRAMLSKQDGSQASLSHCEKASSCLRESLELSSPPKGTIDKAVQLLLCDLLLVTRTNLWQQQMNVSQQRSCLYQASALELRGFQQDLSSLRRLAQTLRPAMRRVFLHEATARLMARASPTRTHQLLDRSLRRRGVQGSKTAGEPESHPTPREHAEALLLACCYLPPSFLSGPGQRVGMLAEAARTLEKLGDKRTLHDCQQMIIKLGSGTTVTSG, from the exons atGAGCGCCCTCGCCTTCGACGACGCGGCCCTGGAGGGGCTGGCGCCGACCCTCGGCCTCTCCGGGGCCAGCGACATCGACACGGCCCTGCTCAGCGACATCGACG ACATGCTCCAGCTGATCAACACGCCGGACAATGACTTCTCGGGGCTGTTTGACTCGCCGTTCGGTGCCCCCGACAGCACCGTGCCCGCAGggcttccccctgccccgggctctCTCGGCACCTACCTGGGGCCTGGCAagtccccccccgccgcccccaccGGCAGCGTCTACCCGGGGTCCCCCGGGATGGCGGCCTtcaccccgcagcccccagccccgctcctgccgGCACCGGCCCCGGGTGTCAAGGAGGAGCCAGCGGCCGtgcccagcagccagccccagcccggcgTGATGCTGGCTCCCAGCTtcgtccccgcgtcccccggcCAGTTCAGCCCCCAGCCCTTGGTGGGCTACCAGAACCAGCACAGCTTCTCCG CCGTGCAGCCCGGGGGTGCGGGGCaggccctgcccagccccctgcctgccccgcagCCGGGCCAGCCCATGGCACTGCCTGGCCCCGTGCAGAGCGTGgcaccccagcagctcctggccccTGCCGCGCAGCCCGTCTCACCCCAGATCCAGCCGGTGCCG gtcctgctgcagccccattTCATCAAGGCTGACTCCCTGCTGCTGACGGCCGTCAAGACGGATGCCGGCAGCGCCAAGACCTCCAGCATCGCCTCCCTGGCCACCAGcgccagcagctctgccacccCGCTGCAGGTGCCG gcGCTGGTGAGCGGAGGGACCATCCTGGCCACGGTGCCGCTGGTGGTGGATGCCGAGAAGCTGCCCATCAACCGGCTGACGCCCAGCGGGAAGCCAGCACTGGTGCAGAGCAGGGGGGAGAAGCGCACGGCGCACAACGCCATCGAGAAACGCTACCGCTCCTCCATCAACGACAAGATCGTGGAGCTCAAGGACCTGGTGGTGGGCACCGAGGCCAAG CTCAACAAGTCGGCAGTCCTGAGGAAGGCGATCGAGTACATCCgcttcctgcagcagagcaacCAGAAGCTGAAGCAAGAGAACCTCACCCTGAAGATGGCCGTGCAGAAGAACC agtCCTTGAAGGACCTGGTGGCCTCCTGCAGCAGGGGGGCCAAGGTGGAGGCCCCCATGGAGGTGGTGAAGGCGGAGGTGATGGAGATGCTGACGCCGCCGCCCTCGGACGTGGGCTCGCCGTCCCACAGCAACCTGCTCTCGCTCAGCGggggcagcagcaacagcagcagcgaCTCGGAGCCCGACAGCCCCCTCTGCGACCATGGCAAG GTGAAGCAGGAGCACCCGCCGCCCTcgcccagcagccagggcatgCTGGACCGCTCCCGCATGGCTCTCTGCGCCTTCgtcttcctctgcctctccttcaaCCCTCTGGCCTCCCTTCTCCGGGGCTCCGGTGCCCCAGCCCCTATGGGGAGCCCGGGCACCGCTAGCCCCGGCAGGAGCATCATGGCTGAGTCTGGCACCGTGG AGGAGCCGTGGGGGTGGTCGCAGTGGCTGTGGCCCACGCTGGCCTTCTGGGCGCTGAACGCGGCGCTGGTGCTGGGGGCGGTGGTGCGGCTCTTCGTCTGCGGGGAGCCCGTCACCCGCCCCCACTCCGAGCCCTCCGTGCTCTTCTGGCGGCACCGCCGGCAGGCCGACCTCGACCTCGACCGG GGCGACTTCGCGCAGGGCGCCCAGCACCTGCGGACGGCGCTGGCGGCGCTGGGGCGGCCGCTGCCCGCCTCCCACGGGGACCTGgcctgcagcctgctctggaGCCTGCTGCGGCACCTGCTCCAGCGCCTCTGGGTGGGCCGCTGGCTGGCCGCCCGCGCCGGGGGGCTGCGCCCCGaccccccgtcccccgcccACGTCCGTCAGAGCGCCCGCGACGCCGCCATGGCCTACCACCGCCTGCACCAGCTCCACCTCGCCG gGAAGCAGGCCGGGGGGCACCTGCTGGCCATCAACCTGGCGCTGAGCGCCGTCAACCTGGCCGAGTGCGCCGGCGATGCCGTCTCCGTGGCCGCCCTGGCCGAGATCTACGTGGCGGCCGCTTTGCGGGTCAAAGCCAGCCTGCACCGCTGCTTCCACTTCTTGGCT CGCCCCTTCCTCTGCAGCGCTCGGCGCGTGGCCCTGTCCCACGGCGGGGCCGTGCCCCCCGCCATGCAGTGGCTCTGCCACCCCTTGGGCCACCGCTTCTTCGTCGATGGTGACTGGGCCGTCAAGGGCGTCCCAAGGGAGACGATCTACAGCTCCGCCGGCAACCCAG TGGACCCGCTGGCGCAGGTGACCCAGCTCTTCCGCGAGCACCTCCTGGAGAAGGCGCTGTGCTGCGTGGCCATGCCTgagcccggccgccccgctgcccagGGCGAGGG GCGGTTCTCCGACGCTCTCGAGTACCTCCAGCTGCTCAACGGCTGCTCTGACGCCAGCAGCACGCCCGGTCCCGTGCCCTCCATCAGCTCCGGCTTGGCGGCTGTCACAGGTGAGGCCGGCATGTCCCCCCCCGTGCCCGGGGACCCTTcgtgttggggggggggtgtcacgGGAGTGGTGGACACTCCCCTCCCGTGTCCCTCCCGCCCCGCAGGCACCGACCCCGTGTCCAAGTGGTGGGCGTCCATCATTGGCACAGTTATTCACTGGCTGCAGGGAGACGAGGAGGGGGCCGAGCGCCTCTACCCGCTGGTGGAGACCATGCCCCGGGCGCTGCAGAGCTCTGA GAAGCCCCTGCCCCGCGCCGCCCTGCACTCCTTCAGGGCCGTCCGGGCCATGCTGAGCAAGCAGGACGGGAGCCAGGCCAGCCTGAGCCACTGCGAGAaggccagcagctgcctgcggGAGAGCCTGGAGCTCAGCAGCCCCCCCAAAGGCACCATCGACAAG gcgGTCCAGCTCCTGCTTTGCGACCTGCTTCTCGTCACCCGTACCAACCTGTGGCAGCAGCAGATGAACGTCAGCCAGCAGCGCAGCTGCCTCTACCAGGCGTCCGCCCTCGAGCTCCGCGGCTTCCAGCAGGACCTCAGCAGCCTGCGGCGCCTGGCCCAGACCCTCCGCCCTGCCATGCGCCGG gtGTTCCTGCACGAAGCCACCGCCAGGCTCATGGCCCGGGCCAGCCCCACGCGCACCCACCAGCTTCTGGACCGCAGCCTGCGGAGGAGAGGGGTGCAGGGCAGCAAAACAG CCGGCGAGCCGGAGAGCCACCCCACGCCGCGGGAACATGCCGAGGCTTTGCTGCTGGCCTGCTGCTACCTCCCACCCAGCTTCCTCTCGGGGCCGGGCCAGCGCGTGGGCATGCTGGCCGAGGCCGCCCGCACCCTGGAGAAGCTGGGTGACAAACGGACGCTGCACGACTGCCAGCAGATGATCATCAAGCTGGGCAGTGGCACCACCGTCACGTCGGGCTag